From Oncorhynchus mykiss isolate Arlee chromosome 6, USDA_OmykA_1.1, whole genome shotgun sequence, the proteins below share one genomic window:
- the LOC110525630 gene encoding neuropeptide Y receptor type 1 — protein sequence MEVSHMNNSSHHAWWKEMTWGDTDECPTSMSGTTFLIVAYSALIGVGLIGNICLVFVITRQKEMRNVTNIFIANLSISDILMCIVCLPVTIIYTLMDRWILGEALCKVTPFVQCISVTVSVFSLVLIAMERHQLIIHPTGWKPVVGHSYLAVAITWMVACFISLPFLSFNVLTNSPFQNISLPFNPFTDHFICMERWPSEHKRLAYTTFLLLFQYCLPLILILVCYLRIFLRLRRRKYMVERTRDNRQKKAKGSKRINAMLASIVAVFALCWLPLNIFNTVFDWNHQAIPSCQHDIIFSACHLTAMASTCVNPIIYGFLNSNFQKELKSTLYRCRCWGAPESYESFPLSIVSTEVTKGSILSKGSISMNV from the coding sequence ATGGAGGTGTCCCATATGAACAATAGTAGTCATCACGCCTGGTGGAAAGAGATGACATGGGGCGACACAGACGAGTGCCCCACCTCCATGAGTGGCACAACCTTCCTGATAGTTGCCTACAGCGCACTGATTGGGGTGGGCCTTATCGGTAACATCTGCCTGGTGTTTGTCATCACACGGCAGAAGGAGATGAGGAATGTCACCAACATATTCATCGCCAACCTGTCAATTTCTGACATCCTCATGTGCATCGTGTGCCTGCCGGTCACCATCATCTACACCCTAATGGATCGCTGGATCTTGGGGGAGGCACTCTGTAAGGTCACACCCTTTGTCCAGTGCATCTCTGTCACAGTCTCTGTCTTCTCCCTGGTCCTCATAGCCATGGAGCGCCACCAACTCATCATCCACCCCACTGGATGGAAGCCTGTTGTGGGCCACTCCTACCTGGCTGTAGCCATCACCTGGATGGTGGCCTGCTTCATCTCTCTGcctttcctctccttcaacgtTCTCACCAACAGTCCTTTCCAGAACATTAGCCTCCCCTTCAATCCCTTCACTGACCACTTCATCTGTATGGAGCGATGGCCCTCAGAGCACAAACGACTGGCCTACACCACCTTTCTGCTGCTCTTCCAGTACTGCCTTCCCCTCATCCTCATCCTGGTCTGCTACTTGCGCATCTTCCTGCGTCTCAGACGGAGAAAATACATGGTAGAGCGAACCAGGGACAACCGCCAGAAGAAGGCCAAGGGGTCAAAGAGGATCAATGCCATGTTGGCCTCCATCGTGGCAGTGTTTGCCCTCTGCTGGCTCCCGCTCAACATCTTCAACACCGTGTTTGACTGGAATCACCAGGCCATCCCATCCTGCCAGCATGACATCATCTTCTCTGCCTGCCACCTCACAGCCATGGCCTCTACTTGTGTCAACCCCATAATCTATGGCTTTCTCAACAGTAACTTCCAGAAAGAGCTCAAATCTACCCTATACCGCTGCCGCTGCTGGGGGGCACCAGAGAGTTATGAGAGCTTCCCTCTCTCTATTGTCAGCACAGAGGTCACTAAGGGGTCGATCTTGAGCAAAGGATCGATCAGCATGAATGTATAG
- the LOC110525631 gene encoding beta-centractin isoform X1, with protein sequence MESYDIIANQPVVIDNGSGVVKAGFAGDQIPKYCFPNYVGRPKHVRVMAGALEGDLFIGPKAEEHRGLLSVRYPMEHGIVKDWNDMERIWQYVYSKEQLQTFSEEHPVLLTEAPLNPSKNRERAAEVFFETFNVPALFISMQAVLSLYATGRTTGVVLDAGDGVTHAVPIYEGFAIPHSIMRVDIAGRDVSRYLRLLLRKEGYDFHTSAEFEVVRTIKERACYLSLNPQKDETLETEKAQYTLPDGSTLDIGPARFRAPELLFRPDLIGDESEGIHEVLAFAIQKSDMDLRRTLFSNIVLSGGSTLLKGFGDRLLSEVKKLAPKDVKIKISAPQERLYSTWIGGSILASLDTFKKMWVSKKEYEEDRAHAIHRKTF encoded by the exons ATGGAGTCCTACGATATAATAGCAAATCAGCCTGTGGTGATTGATAAT GGCTCTGGTGTTGTTAAAGCTGGTTTTGCAGGAGACCAGATCCCCAAATACTGCTTTCCAAACTA TGTGGGTCGTCCAAAGCATGTTCGGGTGATGGCAGGTGCGCTGGAGGGAGATCTCTTCATTGGCCCAAAAGCAGAG GAACACAGGGGACTTCTGTCTGTGCGGTACCCTATGGAGCATGGTATTGTTAAGGACTGGAATGACATGGAGCGCATCTGGCAATATGTGTACTCTAAGGAGCAACTACAGACCTTCTCTGAAGAG CATCCTGTGCTTTTAACAGAGGCCCCCTTAAACCCAAGTAAAAACCGTGAGCGTGCAGCAGAGGTGTTCTTTGAGACCTTCAATGTACCAGCGCTCTTCATCTCCATGCAGGCAGTATTAAGCTT ATATGCCACAGGGCGGACAACAGGAGTGGTGCTGGATGCTGGTGATGGGGTAACCCATGCTGTGCCCATCTATGAAGGCTTTGCCATCCCTCATTCTATCATGCGGGTGGACATTGCTGGGCGGGATGTCTCACGCTACCTACGCCTGCTACTGCGCAAGGAAGGCTATGACTTCCACACTTCAGCTGAGTTTGAGGTTGTGCGGACTATCAAAGAG AGAGCATGCTACCTATCTCTGAACCCACAGAAAGATGAAACCTTGGAGACAGAGAAGGCACAGTACACTCTTCCTGATGGCAGCACATTGGAT ATTGGCCCTGCTCGATTCCGAGCCCCAGAGCTTCTTTTCCGTCCAGACCTGATAGGGGACGAGAGTGAAGGAATCCACGAGGTTCTGGCTTTTGCCATTCAGAAGTCAGACATGGACCTGCGACGTACACTCTTTTCCAACATTGTCCTCTCTGGGGGCTCCACTCTCCTCAAAG GTTTTGGTGATCGATTGTTAAGTGAAGTGAAAAAGTTGGCACCCAAAGATGTGAAAATAAAG ATCTCTGCACCCCAAGAACGACTCTACTCCACGTGGATAGG GGGCTCCATCCTTGCGTCACTGGACACCTTCAAGAAGATGTGGGTGTCAAAGAAGGAGTATGAGGAAGACCGAGCACATGCCATCCATCGGAAGACCTTCTGA
- the LOC110525631 gene encoding beta-centractin isoform X2 — translation MAGALEGDLFIGPKAEEHRGLLSVRYPMEHGIVKDWNDMERIWQYVYSKEQLQTFSEEHPVLLTEAPLNPSKNRERAAEVFFETFNVPALFISMQAVLSLYATGRTTGVVLDAGDGVTHAVPIYEGFAIPHSIMRVDIAGRDVSRYLRLLLRKEGYDFHTSAEFEVVRTIKERACYLSLNPQKDETLETEKAQYTLPDGSTLDIGPARFRAPELLFRPDLIGDESEGIHEVLAFAIQKSDMDLRRTLFSNIVLSGGSTLLKGFGDRLLSEVKKLAPKDVKIKISAPQERLYSTWIGGSILASLDTFKKMWVSKKEYEEDRAHAIHRKTF, via the exons ATGGCAGGTGCGCTGGAGGGAGATCTCTTCATTGGCCCAAAAGCAGAG GAACACAGGGGACTTCTGTCTGTGCGGTACCCTATGGAGCATGGTATTGTTAAGGACTGGAATGACATGGAGCGCATCTGGCAATATGTGTACTCTAAGGAGCAACTACAGACCTTCTCTGAAGAG CATCCTGTGCTTTTAACAGAGGCCCCCTTAAACCCAAGTAAAAACCGTGAGCGTGCAGCAGAGGTGTTCTTTGAGACCTTCAATGTACCAGCGCTCTTCATCTCCATGCAGGCAGTATTAAGCTT ATATGCCACAGGGCGGACAACAGGAGTGGTGCTGGATGCTGGTGATGGGGTAACCCATGCTGTGCCCATCTATGAAGGCTTTGCCATCCCTCATTCTATCATGCGGGTGGACATTGCTGGGCGGGATGTCTCACGCTACCTACGCCTGCTACTGCGCAAGGAAGGCTATGACTTCCACACTTCAGCTGAGTTTGAGGTTGTGCGGACTATCAAAGAG AGAGCATGCTACCTATCTCTGAACCCACAGAAAGATGAAACCTTGGAGACAGAGAAGGCACAGTACACTCTTCCTGATGGCAGCACATTGGAT ATTGGCCCTGCTCGATTCCGAGCCCCAGAGCTTCTTTTCCGTCCAGACCTGATAGGGGACGAGAGTGAAGGAATCCACGAGGTTCTGGCTTTTGCCATTCAGAAGTCAGACATGGACCTGCGACGTACACTCTTTTCCAACATTGTCCTCTCTGGGGGCTCCACTCTCCTCAAAG GTTTTGGTGATCGATTGTTAAGTGAAGTGAAAAAGTTGGCACCCAAAGATGTGAAAATAAAG ATCTCTGCACCCCAAGAACGACTCTACTCCACGTGGATAGG GGGCTCCATCCTTGCGTCACTGGACACCTTCAAGAAGATGTGGGTGTCAAAGAAGGAGTATGAGGAAGACCGAGCACATGCCATCCATCGGAAGACCTTCTGA
- the LOC110525632 gene encoding BTB/POZ domain-containing protein KCTD9 isoform X1: protein MRRVTLFVNGTSKNGKVVAVYGTLADLLSVASNKLGIKACNLYNGKGGLIDDIALIRDDDVLYVSEGDPFVDPQNDVRTTDGLPRAHTDWLTLNIGGRLFTTTRSTLVSKEPESMLAHMFREKDVWGNKQDERGAYLIDRSPEYFEPILNYLRHGQLIINEGINLLGVLEEARFFGIEQLADQLEVAIKNNQPPEDHSPISRKEFVRFLLATPTKSELRCQGLNFSGADLSRLDLRYINFKMANLSRCNLTHANLCCSNLERADLSGANLDGANLQGVKMLCSNAEGASLKGCNFEDPSGLKANLEGANLKGVDMEGSQMTGINLRVATLKNAKLKNCNLRGATLAGTDLENCDLSGCDLQEANLRGSNVKGAIFEEMLTALHMSQSVR from the exons ATGAGAAGAGTTACTCTTTTTGTGAACGGGACGTCCAAAAATGGCAAG GTTGTAGCTGTGTATGGGACCTTGGCCGACCTGTTATCTGTAGCAAGCAATAAATTGGGAATCAAAGCCTGTAATTTATACAATGGAAAAGGTGGTCTTATAGATGACATAGCGCTCATCAG GGATGATGATGTTTTGTATGTCTCAGAGGGAGACCCCTTTGTTG ACCCACAGAATGATGTCAGGACTACAGACGGCCTGCCTAGGGCACACACAGATTGGCTGACCCTTAATATTGGGGGGCGTCTCTTCACCACCACACG CAGTACCTTGGTCAGCAAGGAGCCAGAGAGCATGCTTGCCCACATGTTCCGGGAGAAGG ATGTATGGGGTAACAAGCAGGATGAACGGGGAGCTTACCTGATTGACCGCAGCCCAGAATACTTTGAGCCTATTCTTAATTACCTGCGACATGGCCAGCTCATTATCAATGAAGGTATCAATTTACTTG GGGTTTTGGAAGAGGCTCGATTCTTTGGAATTGAGCAGCTGGCTGATCAGTTGGAAGTAGCAATAAAG AATAACCAGCCACCTGAGGACCACTCTCCCATCTCTCGCAAGGAGTTTGTTCGGTTTCTGCTGGCTACACCCACCAAATCAGAGCTCCGCTGTCAG GGACTTAATTTCAGTGGTGCTGATCTCTCTCGCCTCGACTTGCGCTACATCAACTTCAAGATGGCCAACCTGAGTCGCTGCAACCTGACACATGCCAACCTATGCTGTTCAAACCTGGAGCGGGCTGACCTCTCTGGGGCCAACCTCGAT GGTGCTAACTTGCAGGGTGTAAAAATGCTCTGTTCAAATGCTGAGGGGGCATCTCTCAAAGGATGTAATTTTGAAGACCCATCTGGTTTAAAGGCCAACTTGGAGG GTGCCAATCTAAAAGGTGTTGACATGGAGGGAAGTCAGATGACTGGAATTAATCTGCGTGTGGCCACTCTAAAAAATGCTAAACTGAAGAATTGTAACCTACGGGGTGCCACTTTGGCAGGAACTGATCTTGAG AATTGTGATCTGTCTGGCTGTGACCTACAAGAGGCCAACTTGAGAGGGTCCAATGTGAAGGGGGCCATTTTTGAAGAGATGCTGACTGCATTGCACATGTCTCAGAGTGTCAGATGA
- the LOC110525632 gene encoding BTB/POZ domain-containing protein KCTD9 isoform X2, translating to MLAHMFREKDVWGNKQDERGAYLIDRSPEYFEPILNYLRHGQLIINEGINLLGVLEEARFFGIEQLADQLEVAIKNNQPPEDHSPISRKEFVRFLLATPTKSELRCQGLNFSGADLSRLDLRYINFKMANLSRCNLTHANLCCSNLERADLSGANLDGANLQGVKMLCSNAEGASLKGCNFEDPSGLKANLEGANLKGVDMEGSQMTGINLRVATLKNAKLKNCNLRGATLAGTDLENCDLSGCDLQEANLRGSNVKGAIFEEMLTALHMSQSVR from the exons ATGCTTGCCCACATGTTCCGGGAGAAGG ATGTATGGGGTAACAAGCAGGATGAACGGGGAGCTTACCTGATTGACCGCAGCCCAGAATACTTTGAGCCTATTCTTAATTACCTGCGACATGGCCAGCTCATTATCAATGAAGGTATCAATTTACTTG GGGTTTTGGAAGAGGCTCGATTCTTTGGAATTGAGCAGCTGGCTGATCAGTTGGAAGTAGCAATAAAG AATAACCAGCCACCTGAGGACCACTCTCCCATCTCTCGCAAGGAGTTTGTTCGGTTTCTGCTGGCTACACCCACCAAATCAGAGCTCCGCTGTCAG GGACTTAATTTCAGTGGTGCTGATCTCTCTCGCCTCGACTTGCGCTACATCAACTTCAAGATGGCCAACCTGAGTCGCTGCAACCTGACACATGCCAACCTATGCTGTTCAAACCTGGAGCGGGCTGACCTCTCTGGGGCCAACCTCGAT GGTGCTAACTTGCAGGGTGTAAAAATGCTCTGTTCAAATGCTGAGGGGGCATCTCTCAAAGGATGTAATTTTGAAGACCCATCTGGTTTAAAGGCCAACTTGGAGG GTGCCAATCTAAAAGGTGTTGACATGGAGGGAAGTCAGATGACTGGAATTAATCTGCGTGTGGCCACTCTAAAAAATGCTAAACTGAAGAATTGTAACCTACGGGGTGCCACTTTGGCAGGAACTGATCTTGAG AATTGTGATCTGTCTGGCTGTGACCTACAAGAGGCCAACTTGAGAGGGTCCAATGTGAAGGGGGCCATTTTTGAAGAGATGCTGACTGCATTGCACATGTCTCAGAGTGTCAGATGA